One window of the Chryseobacterium camelliae genome contains the following:
- a CDS encoding SRPBCC family protein encodes MVHTLVREQQLNCDIETAWKFFSSAHNLSKITPKDMNFIVRTQLDNDEIYEGMIIDYYVSPLFGIKMEWQTEITQVSYHKSFTDFQKKGPYKLWNHHHEFIENEDGVLMKDRVDYELPMGFLGEIAHNILVKKKVENIFSYRHRILEEMFNKK; translated from the coding sequence ATGGTACACACACTTGTAAGGGAACAGCAGCTGAACTGCGATATAGAAACGGCATGGAAGTTTTTTTCCTCTGCACATAACCTGTCCAAAATTACGCCTAAGGACATGAACTTCATTGTGCGGACACAGCTGGATAATGATGAAATTTATGAAGGTATGATCATAGACTATTACGTATCCCCGCTTTTCGGGATCAAAATGGAATGGCAAACCGAAATTACACAGGTTTCGTATCATAAAAGCTTTACCGATTTCCAGAAAAAAGGGCCGTACAAGCTGTGGAATCACCATCATGAATTTATAGAAAATGAAGATGGTGTTCTGATGAAAGACAGGGTAGACTATGAATTGCCGATGGGATTCCTGGGTGAAATTGCCCATAATATCCTTGTGAAAAAGAAAGTGGAGAATATTTTCAGCTACCGTCACCGGATACTGGAAGAAATGTTTAATAAAAAATAA